The nucleotide sequence AAATTAATAATATACTGTATTCTGTTTTATCAAGAGTTGTTAAATATTTAGCAAAAGCTAGCAATGTTGCAGCGTGACCATCGTGTCCACAGGCATGCATAAATCCTTTATGTGTAGATACAAAATCACAAGAGTTGTTTTCTTCTATTGGTAAAGCGTCTATATCGGCTCTAAAAGCTTTACATTCTGATTTATTACCAGGAATATATACGTATACTCCAGTTTCGCAAATAGTAAAGGGAGAGTACCCCATTTTTTCTAAATTTTCTAATATATATTTTTGAGTTTTAAATTCTTTAAAACCAACTTCAGGAATCTTATGTAAATCTTGTCTATATTTTGTAATGTCTTTTAATAAAAAATTCATTATAGCCTCCTATGTTAAAGAATAATAGATTAATAATAATATTATTTTTTTATAAACACAAATATAAAAAATAAAAAATTCATATTTTATGAACTTTATAAAAAAGGAATAGCAAATAAAAATAAATATAATTAATATTATTTTATGAACAAAAAAAATAAAAAATTGATAAATTTAAAATAATATTTAAAAGAAGTAAAATATAGAAAATAATAATGAGGTGAATAAAATGAGAATAGTTATAAAATATGGTGGAAGTTCAGTAGCAACTTTAGAAAAAATAGAAAAAATAGCTAATTATATAAAAGGGTTAAAAGAAAAAATAGAAGAAATAGTAGTAGTAGTATCAGCAATGGGAAAAACAACTGATGAATTATTAAAAAAAGCAGCTTATTTTGGTGAGAGTTTAAATAAAAGAGAGATTGATATGCTAATAAGTACAGGAGAACAACAAAGTATAGCCTTATTGTCGTTAGCACTAAATGCGATAGGATGTGAAGCAATTTCATATACAGGATATCAAATTGGGTTAAAAACAGAAGGAAATTATGGAGATAGTGAAATTTTAGAGATAAATAAAGATTTTTTAGAAAAAAAATTAAAAGAAAAAAAAGTTATAATAGTTGCAGGGTTTCAAGGGGTTAATGAATTTGGAGATATAACAACTTTAGGAAGAGGGGGATCTGATACAACAGCAGTTGCTTTGGCTGGAGTATTAGGTTGCGAATGTAAAATTTATACGGATGTTGATGGAGTTTATACTGAAGATCCAAGAAAAAATAAAGAAGCTAAAAAAATAGAAAAAATATCGTATGATAAGATGGAAGAAATGTCGAGAAATGGGGCTAAAGTTTTAGAAACAAAAGCAGTTAAAATAGGGAAAAAATATAGAGTACCTATATATGTG is from Candidatus Cetobacterium colombiensis and encodes:
- a CDS encoding aspartate kinase, which produces MRIVIKYGGSSVATLEKIEKIANYIKGLKEKIEEIVVVVSAMGKTTDELLKKAAYFGESLNKREIDMLISTGEQQSIALLSLALNAIGCEAISYTGYQIGLKTEGNYGDSEILEINKDFLEKKLKEKKVIIVAGFQGVNEFGDITTLGRGGSDTTAVALAGVLGCECKIYTDVDGVYTEDPRKNKEAKKIEKISYDKMEEMSRNGAKVLETKAVKIGKKYRVPIYVGESLGNENGTYIID